The Anomaloglossus baeobatrachus isolate aAnoBae1 chromosome 4, aAnoBae1.hap1, whole genome shotgun sequence genome contains the following window.
ttattttaatATGAACTATTGATTTATGATATAACAATTAAAATAATGGTTAATCTCCAACATTACAAAAATTATTGTCCTATATTAGAGTAGGGGGCAAATTACACGTTTGCGCGCCATAATATTTCAGGTTGGTTGTTTGTATTAACATAAAATTGGCTTTATCTGTATGTCATCAATATAATTTGTTTTCAAACATATTAGGTCTCATACTGTAGATCAGCACTCAACCTCAAGTGCATTCAAACTTCATATTTAAGTAAAACATATTGACGTGGTTGTTCAGCAAGTAAAAGCAAGACAGTTattatttacctttttttattaTTCTCCGGGCATTCATAAGCTTACtctatctgaatttttttttaaaaaaaaaactatatttaaTCATATTAGAAATTTAGCATAAAAATGCAAACAATAAATTTGCCCCTAATTGTAAAATCTCTGTCATAAACAAATTTAAATTTTCACGAaaaatttttcaaaacattttgCCAAAATTGTCtccaaaaacaaaactaaaaaatacaacagattgttttaaatgttttgcatAACCCCTTCTCAGAAACCAAAACAAATACTTTAGAAAAGTCCAAAAGTATTTACGACTGCCATCAATATCTAGAGATCCTGCTCAGCACTTTATAAAAAGAAAGATTTGATTTACAGAAACGGATTTTCATGAAGCGATGGTGGTTTCGTGCAATGATATTCTCTAAAATGTGAAAATATTACTACTATTGAAAATCAATAAAGACAGGCCATTAATATTAAAATGCTTTCACATTATAATTACAATTTCtctactagtttatagaataataaTCCCAACACAAAATGGAATTAAGTCAACATTGCAATTTATCCCCTATTAGACCCATACTGTTTATGAAAATGGAGGTCAGTAGTAGCATTTTTGAACAGTGTGTAATGTGGTTGTATTTTAAGTACATGTAGAACATAGGGTAAGAAAGTTCTAGCATAGACACAAACGTCCATTTATTGCATAAAACTTGATTTTTATTTCTTACTTAAAAACATTACAAGTAGAAAAACCAGCATTAATATGTAAGGAGGATGCAGATTATAAGACTATGCACTTCGGTATGAAATTATAATACCGAAACGCGTAGTTTTATAATCTTCTTTTATGGAATATATGGAAGTTCCTTTCTCCACTGGAATTTTGCTACCCTATGTTCTATATTTGCCATTGCGTTAGTCCGCTCTTCCATTTCCATGTGGGGATCTGAAATATATACTTGGGATGGCGAACCTGGAGAACTTCAAGATCAGTGAGCTTATGTTAGTCTATTCTTTTCTATTATGACAATAAATGTAAATGATTCTGCCTTTTTTGGTGAAACCATAAATATTTCCGAAACCTTTCCCTCTAATCATAAGTTAATCAAAATCTGTTaagaatggtaaaaaaaaatcaacTCTTCCATGTGGTTGGTGAGAGCCAGTTAGGGAGGCAGGATTGAACGAAGTGATTATTTTCTGCAAAGATGTTTCGATGGCTGTATCCGTCTCTGACTTACAAGAAAAACTTATTTTGTAATTGATTCAGTCCACATTGCAACTTTTGATTCCCATTGCGATCACTGTAATCCCTGGGCCACTCACATTAAGCCAGGAATCTGGTTCTCATGAGGCCCATTATGGCTGTACATATGATGAGACAATAGAGTATAATAAAGGACACAAAAAGAATTTCAAAGACTCCTTCAAATTCCAATATTGCACGATCTATTCATCTCTGTCCTGGACCCCACAAGAAGGTGGAATGGTGTGCATTATCATTTTAACCAATAGACTAGACAGAATATCAAATTTACAATATTGACCAAAATATAATAAGTTTTCATGCTTTAATAACATATTCAGCACAGAGGTTATAAAAAGACAGCATTTTAGAAATGTTAATTTTCATTGTCTAAAGACTATTGTAATACAATTAACTGGGACAATATGCTTAAAACAATTGTACACAACCAATAGACATATTACTTTAAACATTCTGAATTAGTCATGTGCATAATTTATGCCTTATAACAATGAAAAGTTAGAAATGGAAGAAAAACACTACGATTAAATATAGCAGTAAAGTCACAGAAAATTACATAAAAATAGTGTTTAGAGAATAAATGCAAGAGgataaagataataataataataataataataataataataataaaaacaatggCCCCAAAGATTGAAACAAAAAGATTGTCAAAGAAAGTAAGAATAATCCAAAATTATATTTTCGCTACAAGAACAGTAAGAGAGTTGAAAATGATAGTTTTGAACCTCTTAAAAATAATGTGGGTGAAATTGTGAAATTGAATGGGGGAAAAGCAAATCTAATAAATGTGTTACCTATAGATGTAATTCAGGAAAATTTAATGACATGACATTTTTACTTAGGGATACCATAAATTCTCCTTCAAATGTAAGTTGCTTAACCCAGTGGGGAAACTGTGCCACCTTaaagacactaagtagacaaatcgCTGGTACAAATGACATACACCCCAAagtactgcaggaattaagtaCCATGATAGACAGACCATTATGTAATTTTTAATGGCTTCATAATAACAAAATCTGTACAACAGGACCAGCGAATACTAAATGTGGAGCCAATATTCAAAAATATATAAAAGATAGAAATGtcaagtgatgggcggacccagactgtaaaagtcgagATCCGTGTCATTTCAAAAGTATCCAAATACCATCCCTGGCTCGGAGTTCTTATGCtgcagagcccaataaccatgggtcttccaaaCCTTAGAATTCCAGCGCCCAgctatcagctttatcatggctgggtattaactTGAGGGACCAtgcaccatttttttaaattatttatttaaataattttaaaaaagccacatagggtccgtgttattttcatacacagccaagataagcacacggctagtggctgcagcctgtagttgtatgctttatctgtgctgggtaacataatatggagggacccccacaccaaatttttttatttatttatttttacaccatgatagggacacaCATAGCCTTTgcgattggttggagtcagacacactgttacaaagagtgggggcgtggtctgactcTCAACTCTCTTACtgttcacagacaccaggactgctgatagggggggaagcagtgcatatgcatgaggttaatacaTGGCCCCAGGAGTAGCATTCCAGCCACGCAGGAAACTGGTAAGTGTAACATGGTTGCTCTAATCCCACTATCCCTTCTACTGTAATTTTAAAGCACcggattcgggtccccatagatttatatgtggACAAGTGTCCAAGCAGATATCTGGGATCTATTCTGGGCCAGAACTGGGTTATTTTTTAAACCCATGTGGAcccgccgatcctgggtatctgCAGGCCTGCCCATCACTGGCCTAGAGTAAAAAGGTGTGCATGAAGCCTATACAATTCAAATTTAAAAGAAATAACTTAAAACTCCATATTGTGAGCAGTGAAGTAGTAAACCTGCTCAtttaggtttaaagggaacctgtcaagtgcaatatgcacccagcaccacgggcagttctgggtgcatattagtaatccctgcttagcagtctctgtatacactaacataaatAAACATAacttaaagtatttctaaagatcatgtcTTATATGCTGATCAGGCCCACAAATAGTTGCAAATGCATGAGTTCCCTTAGCTTGTCGGCCCCtgtggatgtactaacatgctaatgaatgctcagctttgctgcacattcctcacttttcatggcagccggcggaggatggatgcgcactacgCATGATCAAGAGACCTCTtgacttccgatcatgtgcactaaattgatgccgggtgtaagcttcccggtttcagtgaggtatagtgctcATGACCGGAAGTCCTGGGGACTCCAGATCATGCGCAGTATGTATCCATCCTCCATCAGCtgccatcaagactgaggtatgtgcaACATCTCTGTCtattaattagcatgttagtattcccacaagggtgtgctaacatgctaagggggccaactagccaaaggaactcacgcccttgcgactagtccctgatctcattagcatacaataaacgatcattagaaatactttttctaaagatctgtttatttatggtAGCGTATAcatggactgctaggcagggattagcaatatgcacccactgcttgtggttctgggtgcatattgctcctaACAGGTCCCTTTAATCATGGTATAAGTTCTGAATTGCAATTTtccaaaataatttaaaaattgagCATGGAAACAGTAGGATTATAAGATTAACTTCAATTGCCAACAAAACCctttaggtttttttttctatttttgggtATTTCAATAAAACTAATCAAATTAGCATGTGCAAAATAATGATTGGTTCTGTCAAACTAAACTGATCAGCGTCTATGAGGAGCTGCATTCCAAACTTGACCTTGGTAAGGTCATGGATATTGTCTATTTGGCCGTTTAAAAGACATTTAATATGGTACTATATAAATGGTTTGTACATAAAATGAGAACAATGGGACTAGAAGAGCATATGCGTAATTAGGTTATGAACTAATTCAATAATAGGAAGAGAGGGTGTTATTAATGGTGTTGCCTTGGACATAGTTAACAATTGCTATCCACAGGGGTTGGTATTGGGCCCTTATCTTTTAAATAATTTTATTGACAATCTTGTTGAGGGCATAAAGAGTAGACTTTTTGTATTTAGTATGATACTAATATTTGAAAGGTAATAAACAATGATGGAGTAATTTATTATTATAGAGGGATTTAGGTAAGTTGGAGACTTGGGCCCAAAACTGATATACAGTATGAAGTTTATTATAGATAAAGCTAACGTGTACATATGGAAAGATAAAAGTAAGTGTACACATTTGAAAAAAATAGTACATTAGGTAAAACTGTCTCAAGCTGTGTATTAGAAGACAGCAAGTTCAACTTTAGTGATTAGTGCTAACAAGATACTGCTAAATCATGggttgcattaaaaatggcttagaggcccatgagaagaacatagttttgtTTATATAGAAGTTCCTAGGCATGCCACACTTTGAATGCTGAATACAGTTTTGGGCTTCAATGTATAAGAAAAGAGAAACAAATGACCCAGCAATGTATCCAACTTGGCAATAAAATATAGCTTTTATTGTATATTCATATAAATTCATCAGTGGGCACACTGACTGCAGATAGCAGTTTTACAAGACTGCGTTTTGGCAAGAAATCGCCTTCTTCTAGGTCCACTGCCACTGCCTTGGACTTCTATGAATATGCCATAAAAGCTATATTTTATTCTTGCCAAGTTGGACTCCTTGCTGGATCATTTGTTTCGCTTCTCTATATAAGTACTGTGCGGTTAACCTCCACTTTGTCCGTGGTGGGATTCTAGCCAGAAATTGGGAGAAAGATTAGGGTACCTTTCACAATGGTGAGCTTAGGTCAGTCTTTTTCTATAATGAATAAGAAAGACATAACTGAACTGGAGCAGGTCAGGAAACGAAGGACCAAGTTTATTAAGGAAAAGGGAGAACTCCAATAACAGGACAGGTTATCAAGTTTAGGGTTATTTAGTTTGAAAAAATAAACATGTAAGGGCAATTTTATTACAATGGACATTTACATAAATGTACAGAATAGAAATATTTCTAATAGTCTATTTAAAAATAGGCCTGCAACAATAACAAGGGTGTATCCTCCACATACAGGTAAAAGAAGATTTAGTCCAATCACGGACAGATattctttactgtgagagcagATTATCTATAAAACTATCTTCCAAAGGAGGAAGTAGTGGTTTATTCACTAAACAAGCGCAAAGAGGAAATAGGTGCCTTTTTCAAAAAATGTAATATTAAGGGTTGTGAGTACTAGATTTTGGGAGAAGTAAACAATCTTATGCCATATGTGTAATTGGGAAGGAATATTTCAAATATTATGGGGAAATTAGCATATGCCTCTTCGAGTTTTGCCTTCCTCCGGCTAAGTAAAGACATTTTTGCTTCCAAACACGCTGAAGCCTTGAATGCATCTTACATAATATGAATTTTGTCATGAAGCGTTTAATGTACAGTATTATATCTTTATTTTATTTACAAGCTTTGCAAACATTAAATTACAATTTCTAAAAGTTTTATATTGTATTAGATTAAAATAAACAAACCATTAACTATTTCTTATACTAttctaaaaatataattattttaaattatttgcTTACCATATAGGAGGAGTTTAACACGACCGCTTGTGGATTGACTTGCTCTTCATTCCCTAAGGTCTGAGAGTTATTTGGAGTGAAAACTATTAAGTCACTTTTAGGCCTGATTGAATTGGAACTTATGTTATACTGAGTGTGTTGGGAATACATCCAGCTCCCTCCAGTGTTGGAGCAGATTCTGTAATTTTCTTTAAGTTCATTGACCTCGTCTCGGTATTTTTGCCATTTTAGCACAGTGAACACAATCAGAGTAATAAGAAAAATACTTGATATAGCACAGATTGCAACAACTAAGTAAACATTAGCATCAGAAAATTCATCAAAATTCCCCTTGACCTCTTGATTATCAAACTTCAATTCTTCTCCGACCTCCACCACAGATATGACAATTTGCGCCTCTGACGTCATGACCGGTTCCCCATGATCCTGAGCTACTACATGCAATCTGTACTCATCATTATCAGAATCTGTAAATGACCGTTTCAAAgtaatttctccagtttgatgtgcaATGATAAATGGAGATTTTCCAGATCCTCCAAGATCCTTTAACTTGTAAAATGTCCAAGCATTGTATCCAGAATCGAGATCTATGGCCTTCACTTTAGTTATCAGGTGTCCAGGTTCTGCTGACTTTGAAGCTTTGATTGTTAATGCAGAATGAAGTGGGGTGAATGTTGGAGAATTATCATTAATATCCTCAATGAATATATTTAGAGTAAGGTTAGAGCTGAGGGCTCGTAGACCAGCATCAGTGGCTTTTATGTGACACTGGAAATATGTAATCTGTTCATGGTCAAATGAAACTAAAGCAAATACCTTCCCATTCTCTGGATTAATGGAAATGTATGAAGAAATAGGAATTCCATCAATTGTGCGTTCCCTAATTGAGTAAGTAATGAATGAATTCTGACCAATATCTGGGTCAGAGGCTGATGCTGTATATATATGTGACCCTGGTGGGTTGTTCTCTTTAATTAATATTGTATCTACTGATTGGGAAAATCTTGGAGCATTGTCATTGGCATCACTTACATCAATCTTCAGAGTTTTGGAGGTAGACAGGGACGGAGAACCTTCATCTCTTGCAGTTATTGTAACTTCATATTCATCTTTCACTTCTCGATCCAAAGGTCCATTCACGATTAATGAAAAATCACTCATGAAAGCTGGATTTACCTTAAATGGGGAAGGCTCAGAAATGAAGCAGTGGACTTTTCCATTTGATCCTGAATCTTTATCATAGACACTGATGATGGCAACTGTTGTACCCTGAGGGGAATTTTCTGGAATTGGAACTGATAATGATGTCACTGTCATCTCAGGAGGGTTGTCATTGATATCTATAACAGTCACCAGAACTTTGCAATGTCCAACATATTGAACTTCTCCATTGTCAATAGCATCAACCTGAATTTCATATATTTTTTTAGTTTCAAAATCCAACATGCCTTTAAGTCTTATTTCTCCTGTGTGTTTGTCTAAGATGAATGCTTCCTTTGTCTCTCTTAACACCATATTGCTAAAACTATACAGTATTTCCCCATTTTTCCCAGCATCCAGATCAGTGGCATTCAGCTTAAACACTAAGGTTCCTTCTGCAGCATTTTCATTAACACTACACTGGTAAAATGGCTGATCAAACACAGGAGCATTATCATTAAAGTCTTCCACAGTAACAATAATATGTGTGGTGCCACTCAGCCTTGGTTTTCCTCCATCATAAGCTGTAAGGGACAGATTGTGCACAGACTGCTTCTCTCTGTCTAAATTTTTTTTCAGCACAAGCTCCAATGActtgatttgatttatatatttTTGGAAATCCAAAGCAAAATAATCATTTGCACTGAGCTCATAATTGGTGATAGAATTTGTCCCAAGATCTGGATCAGATGCTATATTCAATTGGAATCGAGATCCTGCAGGTTTTACTTCTGATATGACAAGATTAGTCACACTAGAGGAGAATACTGGACTATTGTCATTGATATCCTCTATTTCTACATCTACACGATACATCTGCACAGGCTTATCTACAATAACCTGCAGAGGAATTATACAAAAGGGTGTATCTGGGCACAGCATTTCTCTATCTATTGTCTCTTTAACAAATAAGATCCCATTCTGTAGATTAACCTGGAAATATTCCTTCTCATCCCTAGAGACAATATGTAACATTCTGGAATTAATCTCACCTATATCCAGTCCAAGATCCTGAGCAATTCTCCCGACAAAGGTGCCATGCTTGGACTCCTCAGGGATGATATAATGCAGCTGACTCAGGACCACATCCCACGATATTTGCAACAAAAAGAAATGGACAAACCTGCTCCTTGTTTGATAATCCAGTCTCTGATTCAGCATTTCTTAAAATCAGAGAAGGTGGAGGTGATGATTCTCCAGTAATAAAGGCACTAATGCTGATGGAAGCTCgaagaaatttgaaaaaaaaaatctgtcatgGCCGGAATCTTTGCAGCAAGAATTTCATTTAGCGATGAAGAAATGTATTTCCTTTTTCCTTCCTGCTATGAGTTGGTGAGGAGTGCCATCTAGTGCTTAATATTTAAGTTGCGTATCAGGTATGTATTTTTTGTTTGAGAAAAAATGTGTATGCATTCTTTACATTTGATATTCATAATTGAATATTATCAAAGAACATCTTTAAGTAGATACATTGTATAAATTGTTTTTCTTTGTTTACCCAACAATTAAACTTTCTGTTATACTTTGCTATAGCCATGTTTTGATTATTTATAAAATGGATCTAACATAGCTAATTTTGTTTTATATTTGTATTAAGAAATATAAGAATAAAATTATAACAGTAATTAtaatagatattattattattatttaacagtAAGTGGGTTTTTTTACAAATTTTCTTCCTCATAAATAGAAAAACTAATTTAAACTAGAATTTTGGTAAGAATATTAACTTTTGTTTACTAGAAATTTGGTAAGAATATTGACTTCTGTCTAGACAGTCCCAAATTTAAATTTAGTATAACATACATATCAAAGTACACATGGGGtcttaaaattaaataaaaagtaaaaaataatgaTTTGTTTAAATTAAAAAGTGGATTTTGACCCTCATAATTATTACTCAAAAAGCAGTAGCATCTTAGTATGATTtacagatagatagttagatagatagtacAATAAGCATAGAGAAGAACGACAATTGTAATAGCCTTAGAAATAGAAAAAATACCATTAAGGAAATAAAAATATTATTGGTGCTTTGCCAGTTTCATCATCATATAGTAATACTTCATTTTTACTCTTCATTAGTACCTTAAATGAATATTtgtaaacaatatatatatatatatatatatatatatatatatatatatatatatatatgtgtatgtgtatacatacataactatatttttatatatatatatatatattcatttatttttttaattattagtaGAATATGTATTGGATCTTTTCATCCTTCTCTTCCCTTGGGTAAATAGGTTAAGTCTTGATAGGATGTCcttaagactaaggggtacttctcacacaacaagatcgctagcgagatcgctgctgagtcaaagGTTTTGTGATGAAATAGGGGTATCacctgcgatctcgttatgtgtgacactaggcagtgacctggcccctgctgtgaaatcgctgatcgttacacactgttctggtttattttcttcaaaggcgatatcctgctgggcaggacggacgcatcgctatgtatgacactgtgtgacagggtcccaatgacagcagagatcgttatacaggtcgctactgcgacctgtatcattactgagtagttggtaaggtctgactgtgtgacatctcaccagcgaccttccagcgacttaccagcgatccttattagGCCGCATCGTTttcggtaagtcgctaaatgtgacgggggcttaagaaaTTCTAACTTTCTCATTatgtgcaatacaaggtaatattgtggtaccgtgttagccttgatgctctgaaagcttgctgatataatttttctggttagcctataaaggtatctctcctaaaatacttttgtcattcttttgacatagtatttcaattaattTTCTCATTAATATAGTTGCTGTTTTAGCTTCATAATATGTAATATTTTGAACTGTTGCCCAAAGCTGGAGTACATTTTCTTGATATGACTTATACAATGCTTAATCAAGTTTGATTCCCATGACAGACAGTAGCTAAACAGCTGCACATGTGGCAAATTGGTATGAAATTTTTTCCCCGCTTTGTAGAAATAATCACTCCATTCTCTTCCTCTTTTGTAGGCTTCATGATGGtacttttgagatatatatatatttatatatcatcTTTATATCCctataactatatatatacatgtatgtatatatatatatatatatatatatatatatatatatatatatagtgatatacaGTGCAGCCAAGTATAAATTGACAAATAACACACAGTCTAAAAAACTTGTCACAGAAGGTTAACACAGAATATATTGACCTAAGTCGAAATTCATTGTCAATACTTTTCTGTGCCATGGTATCCTACTGCTGGGTTATCCATGTTAAGATAAATTTGGCTCCATGTGTATGTTCTAAGTACAAGATAAAATAATATCTGTACTTCAAATAAAAATAGAAATTCTGGGTTTGAGTGTATGGTAAAAATTCAGGCTCTTCCAGGTGACAGCAGGCTTTAAGAGTGTATCTTCTCACTCCAAAAGTAATATCAATAGTGTAAATGTTTACAGTGACTCAGTATGTGGCCTAGGCCCACATAATGTATTAGTTACAACATCCCACTATATCATTACTCCAGTGATATCCTAGCAAAATATATATGGGTACAAGTTAATATTGCTTTGGGATATAGTGCTAGATTTACCTATACACCTGCGCACAGTCTGTAAAAAAGAGGATTATAAACCCATCAGTCATACATGGAACCAGATACTTCACATTACTAAAAGAGCAGACACTTTGGAAACGTGAATTAAATTTTTTCATCTCATGttatctgttacggggggctgtctgataataaccgaaaggagtatcagacagtcagggtccaccgtgcaaagactttgctgcagactatggcagagtgcaatacctctgttaactcacagaaggatataataagtaagtaaagcaattcctcccttacttggagggtgtgtggaatgatctctgttaataatcacagagacaaaggcaatgtgtgcgaaatggcacctacctaggtccgctcttctagtggtgcaaaagagacgaacagcagcataagccgcacaaagctcctacctgcgttcgctccactagtgtgcgaggacacgaaccactagatatggcacctgcctaggtccgctcttctagtggtgcaaaagagacgaacagcagcgtaagccgcacaaagctcctacttctgttcgctcccctagtgtgcgaggatacgaacaactgccagatgcagtataaggaacgttaccctagcggcaacgtccacctacgagtcgaaccacaaggcccagacagaccatgtgcctcaggcacctgcctatgtccgctcccctaagaggtaaggatacggacagcagccgaagctgtaaggtataagaacgctaccctgccggtagcgctcacctagcatagacagaggaatgcctagaggaacgcgcacagagcgtctactcatatgcatgaaccaagaggactgagcaccatgcggcgtgtttcagggtcttatatagactctgtgcctcatccaagatggaggacaccagagccaatccgctgccagaatgacaggagtgacgtcatgctggcctatcaccgagcaagacgtcagaagcacatgaccagcgaccaatcggcatagaaggtgtcagagacatgtgacctcgtgtcagcgatgatgtcacccgcacatgtgcaatggctccaagattggacttagtctccggcgctcgcacatgtgcagtagcaagaaatctggacttagtctccagcgctcgcacatgtgcagtagcaagaaatctggacttagtctccagcgctcgcacatgtgcagtagcaagaaatctggacttagtctccagcgctcgcacatgtgcagtagcaagaaatctggacatagtctccagtgctcgcagcaaccgtaacattatCACAGTGTTTGACCTAATATTCACACTCTACCACCTCTATATTCCTTTACCACAACTAATAGATCTACCATCCTCTCTTTTGTGCAGGTGTATAGGTAGGTCTAGAAGAATATCCCAAAGCAATTTTAACTTGTACCCATGTATGTGTTCTTGGAATATCACTGGAGCGGTGATATAGAAGACTTGATTACCTGATACATTATCTAGAGTGCCTGGTACATACTGAATCAGTCTACATTTTTATTCTATTGATGTTTTCAGTATAAATTGTGCCAAAACAAATAAAATCACATATTGCATATACTGTACCTCAAATGCCTTTAAACTAAAAAGTTAAGCAAAACAGTAGTGTGTTTAAGTGAGGAGCGAGCACTTAAAACTCGAGTGCTCtttactc
Protein-coding sequences here:
- the LOC142303212 gene encoding protocadherin alpha-4-like isoform X7, producing the protein MLNQRLDYQTRSRFVHFFLLQISWDVVLSQLHYIIPEESKHGTFVGRIAQDLGLDIGEINSRMLHIVSRDEKEYFQVNLQNGILFVKETIDREMLCPDTPFCIIPLQVIVDKPVQMYRVDVEIEDINDNSPVFSSSVTNLVISEVKPAGSRFQLNIASDPDLGTNSITNYELSANDYFALDFQKYINQIKSLELVLKKNLDREKQSVHNLSLTAYDGGKPRLSGTTHIIVTVEDFNDNAPVFDQPFYQCSVNENAAEGTLVFKLNATDLDAGKNGEILYSFSNMVLRETKEAFILDKHTGEIRLKGMLDFETKKIYEIQVDAIDNGEVQYVGHCKVLVTVIDINDNPPEMTVTSLSVPIPENSPQGTTVAIISVYDKDSGSNGKVHCFISEPSPFKVNPAFMSDFSLIVNGPLDREVKDEYEVTITARDEGSPSLSTSKTLKIDVSDANDNAPRFSQSVDTILIKENNPPGSHIYTASASDPDIGQNSFITYSIRERTIDGIPISSYISINPENGKVFALVSFDHEQITYFQCHIKATDAGLRALSSNLTLNIFIEDINDNSPTFTPLHSALTIKASKSAEPGHLITKVKAIDLDSGYNAWTFYKLKDLGGSGKSPFIIAHQTGEITLKRSFTDSDNDEYRLHVVAQDHGEPVMTSEAQIVISVVEVGEELKFDNQEVKGNFDEFSDANVYLVVAICAISSIFLITLIVFTVLKWQKYRDEVNELKENYRICSNTGGSWMYSQHTQYNISSNSIRPKSDLIVFTPNNSQTLGNEEQVNPQAVVLNSSYMPKHPNPDWRYSASLKAAMQGAVHMEGAAVLRGAPVGLEQQWPTVSSATPEPEGGEVSPPVGAGVNCNSWTFKYGPGNQKQPVPQIPPDFPENFIIPGSPAIISIRQDQPSAQGHKSNFITFGKKEETKKKKKKKKGNKNQDKGNNPTDNNDQ